From Scomber japonicus isolate fScoJap1 chromosome 22, fScoJap1.pri, whole genome shotgun sequence, one genomic window encodes:
- the c22h4orf48 gene encoding neuropeptide-like protein C4orf48 homolog — protein MASGGFVQAVVLLLAVQLLCVTAADAEQETGTVIPAESRPCVDCHAFEFMQRALQDLKKTAFNLDARTETLVLRAERRALCDCMPTSSLR, from the exons ATGGCGTCCGGAGGGTTTGTGCAGgctgtggtgctgctgctggcggTCCAGCTGCTCTGTGTGACTGCAGCTGATGCGGAGCAGGAGACGGGGACTGTCATCCCCGCAGAGA GTCGTCCATGCGTCGACTGTCATGCATTTGAGTTCATGCAGAGGGCACTGCAAGATCTAAAGAAGACCGCTTTTAATCTCGATGCCAGG ACTGAGACGCTGGTGCTGAGGGCAGAGAGGAGGGCTCTGTGTGACTGCATGCCCACCAGCTCACTGCGCTGA